The following is a genomic window from Gemmatimonadetes bacterium SCN 70-22.
GGAACCGATGGGCGACGAACCATCTCGTCTTCCCGGCGTCCCGTCTTCCCGTCGTCTGCATTTAGGCGAGGATCTTGGTCACGACGCCAGCACCCACGGTGCGGCCGCCCTCGCGGATCGCGAAGCGCAGCTGCTCCTCCATGGCGATCGGCGTGATCAGCTCGATCGTCATCTGGATGTTGTCGCCCGGCATCACCATCTCCGTCCCGCCCGGCAGCTCGATCGACCCCGTCACGTCCGTCGTGCGGAAGTAGAACTGCGGACGGTACCCCTTGAAGAACGGCGTGTGGCGCCCGCCCTCTTCCTTCGTGAGGACGTAGACCTCGGCCTCGAACTTCGTGTGCGGCGTGATCGAGCCGGGCTTCGCCAGCACCATCCCGCGCTCGATCTCCTTCTTGTCGACGCCGCGGAGCAGGAGGCCGACGTTGTCGCCCGCCTGCCCGTCGTCGAGGAGCTTGCGGAACATCTCGACGCCGGTCACGATCGACTTCTTTTCCGAGCCGAAGCCGACGAGGGCGACTTCCTCGCCCACCTTGATCTTCCCGCGCTCGATGCGCCCGGTGGCCACCGTGCCGCGCCCGGTGATCGAGAACACGTCCTCGACCGGCATCAGGAACGCCTTGTCGATCTCACGGACCGGCTCGGCGATGAACGTGTCGAGGGCATCGTACAGCTCCTCGATCTTGGCGACCCAGGCCGGGTCACCCTCGATCGCCTTGATGGCCGAGCCGCGGATCACCGGGGCGTCGTCGCCCGGATAGTTGTACTTGCTGAGCAGCTCGCGCACCTCGAGCTCGACGAGGTCGAGAAGCTCCGCGTCCTCGACGAGGTCGCACTTGTTCAGGAAGACGACGATGTTGGGCACGTTGACCTGGCGGGCGAGCAGGATGTGCTCGCGCGTCTGCGGCATCGGACCGTCGACCGCCGAGACCACGAGGATCGCGCCGTCCATCTGCGCCGCACCCGTGATCATGTTCTTCACGTAGTCCGCGTGCCCCGGGCAGTCCACGTGCGCGTAGTGACGATTGTTCGTCTCGTACTCGACGTGCGAGGTCGCGATCGTCAGGATCTTCGTCGAGTCACGACGCCCCTGCGATTCCGACGCCTTCGCCACCTCGTCGTAGGCGACGTACTTCGTCCCGAAGCCCTTGTCCGCCGAGATCTTCGTCAGGGCAGCCGTGGTGGTGGTCTTGCCGTGGTCGACGTGACCGATGGTGCCGACGTTTACGTGCGGCTTGCTCCGCTCGAATTTTGCCTTGGCCATTGCAGCGTTTCCTGGTGGTGTGGAGGTGCCCCGAACGGGGAGAGTCGCGCCGGGATTCCCTCCCGTCTCCCGTCTCCCGTTTCCCGTCTGCTTACTTCACCTTGCTGATGATCTCTTCCGCCTTGCTCTTCGGCACTTCCTCGTAGTGTGAGAACTCCATCGAGTACACCGCGCGGCCCTGCGACATCGAGCGGAGCTTGGTGGAGTAGCCGAACATCTCCGAGAGAGGCACCGTGGCGGCAATCACCTGCGCCTCCCCGCGCTGCGTCATGCCGCCGATCTTCCCGCGGCGCGACGACAGGTCGCCAAGGACGTCGCCCATGTACGACTCCGGGCTCACGACCTCGACCTTCATCATGGGCTCGAGGATGCACGGGGAGGCCTGCTTCGCCCCCTCCTTGAACGCCATCGAACCCGCAATCTTGAACGCCATCTCGCTCGAGTCGACCTCGTGGTACGACCCGTACACGAGCTGGACCTTCACGTCGACCATCGGGTAGCCGGCCAGCACGCCGTTCTCCAGCGCTTCCTTGATCCCCTGTTCCACGGGACCGATGTATTCGCGCGGAACCACGCCGCCCACGATCTTGTCCTCGAACACGAACCCCTGCCCTGCCTCGGCCGGCTCGATGTTGATGACCACGTGGCCGTACTGCCCCTTGCCCCCCGACTGCCGGATGAACTTCCCCTCGACCTTCTCGGCCCGGCGGCGAATCGTCTCGCGATAGGCCACCTGCGGACGCCCCACGTTCGCGTCCACCTTGAACTCGCGCATCATGCGGTCGACGATGATCTCGAGATGCAGCTCGCCCATCCCGGAGATGATCGTCTGTCCCGTCTCCGCGTCCGTGTGCACGCGGAACGTCGGGTCCTCTTCGGCGAGCTTGTTCAGCGCCACGCCCAGCTTGTCCTGGTCGGCCTTGGTCTTCGGCTCGATCGCCACGTCGATGACGGGCGTCGGGAACTTCATCGCCTCGAGGATGATCGGCTTCTCGTCGTCGCACATCGTGTCGCCGGTGCGCGTGTCCTTGAGCCCGATCGCCGCCGCGATGTCGCCCGCCCGCACTTCCTCGATCTCCTCACGCTTGTTGGCGTGCATCTGGAGGAGGCGCCCGACGCGCTCGCGCTTGTCCTTCGTCGAGTTGTACACGTAGCTCCCCGACTTCAGGACCCCCGAATACACCCGGAAGAACGTCAGCTTCCCGACGAACGGGTCGGTCGCGATCTTGAACGCCAGCGCCGCAAAGGGCGCCTGGTCCGACACCGCCCGCGTCTCGAAGGTCTCGTCGTGGTGCGGGAGGTGCCCCTGCACCGCCTCGATGTCCACCGGCGCCGGAAGGAAGTCGACCACCGCATCGAGCAGCGCCTGCACCCCCTTGTTCTTGAACGACGCGCCACACAGGATCGGCGTGAACTTCATCGCGCACGTCGCCGTGCGGATCAGCCCGCGGATCTCGTCGACCGACAGCTCCTCGCCGGCCAGGTAGCGCTCCATCAGCACCTCGTCATGCTCGACGATCGCCTCGATCAACTCGTGGCGCGCCCGCTCCACCACCTCCCGGAACTCCTCCGGTACCTCGCGCACGTCGAACGTCCGGCCCAACGTCTCTTCGTGGAAGATGTACTCCTTCCGCTCCACGACGTCGATGTGTCCCGTGAACAGCTCGCCCGAGCCCACCGGGAGCTGGATCGGGCAGGCGTTCTTCGTCAGGCGGTCGCGGATCATCGCGACGCAGCGCTCGAAGTTCGCCCCCACGCGGTCCATCTTGTTGGCGAACACCATGCGCGGAACCTTGTACCGGTCCGCCTGCCGCCACACCGTCTCCGTCTGCGGCTCCACCCCCGCCACCGAATCGAGCAGCGTCACCGCCCCGTCGAGCACCCGCAGCGACCGCTCCACCTCGACCGTGAAGTCCACGTGCCCCGGCGTGTCGATGATGTTGACGCGGTACTCCGGCCCCGTCCCCTGCTGGTGGCTCTGGCCGTGCCGGCGCCAGAAGCACGTCGTCGCCGCGGACGTGATCGTGATCCCGCGCTCCTGCTCCTGCTCCATCCAGTCCATCGTGGCGGCGCCATCGTGGACCTCGCCAAGCTTGTGGCTCTTGCCGGTATAGTACAGGATGCGCTCGGTCGTCGTCGTCTTCCCGGCATCGATGTGGGCCATGATGCCGATGTTGCGATAGTGCTCGAGCGGAGTCGTACGAGGCATTGGTGTCTTCTAGGCGTTAGGCGGCGTGGTATCCCACGCACGGCCGAATCTCACATCAGCAAAAATGCGGGTGGACCATGGCGCTCCTTCAGGCAGGAGCCGGTATCCATCCGCTGCCGCCGGGTACACCCGCCACTGCTGCACGAGTGGGGACCCATGGCGCGCCAGGCCATCCCGGCCTGACGTCGAATTGTCCTGCGTTGCTTTTCGGGAACCCGGCATCGCATCGATGCCGCGCCGGTTTCCTGCACCCCCGCGACGTCGCGGGCCCATAAGTGCCGACTCGCAGTTCGTCGGCTTCGCTCGGCTGGACCAGCACCCCGTAGGGCCCGCTTCAGCCGCACCCCGCACCCAACGGAAGATCCGCCGCGTATCGGGAGCCGAGGAATCTGGTCGGGCGGGAAGCGAAAGTCAATGCGCGAGTTAGCCCGACTTTCCCGTCAGCGCGCTATCCCCACCACGTAGCGCAGCCAATCACCCGCCCGCGGCAGGTGCCGGAACGCCCGCAGCACCCCCCCCTCCCGCCTGCTCGGGTCGACGTTCTCCGGCGCCATGTCGTCCAGCAGCCACGGACGCGCGCTCCCGTGCCCCGAGCGCGCCGGCTGGATCGCCGCCGTCCACAACGTCCGACGCAACCACTGCGACGGGCACCGCTCCGGCGAGGGAAACATCTCCCGGGCGGCGTGCCGCTCGCACATCCCCCGAAAGCTCGTCGTCACCGAGCGCCCCAACCGCTCCATCACCTCCGCCGGCACCTCCGCCCCCACCAGCTGGCCGGCCAGCCGGAACGTCCAGTAGCTGACCGACTCGGCCCGGTATCGACGCGCCAGCCCCTCGAACCGCGCCCAGTCGATCCCCGCATCGATCAGCGCAATCATGTCCCGAAACGCCCGCCACGCCCCGAACAGCAGCATGTGCGACCACGCGTAATGAATGCAGGTGTGAAGGAGGAGGAGCTCGCGCGTGGGGACCGACGCCGTCCCGGCGCCGATGCGCACCGTCTCCCCCTCCCGGAACAGCTCCGCCGCGCCGAGCCCGAAGGGATTCCCCTCCACCATCAGCTCCCGATGCAGCTCCAGGCGCGTGTCCAACCCGCGTTCGTCCACGAGCGGCGGATAGTGATGGTGCCGCTCGTAGCGCTCGAGGGGGTACGCGCCCGCGTCCCATCGCCACCCCACCTCCTGGAGCGCCGCGAAGGCGGCGTCCCCTTCCCGCTCCGGAACCACGAGGTCCACGTCGCCCATCGGCCGATCGGCGAACGAGCCGTACACCGTGACCGCCAGCGCCCCCCCCTTGAGCAGGAGCACCGGGATGCCGCGCGCGTTCAGGTGCGCAAGCGTGGCCCCGATGCGCTCGCCCAGATAGCCGGCCGAGAAGTCGGCGATCATCGCCATCCGTTCGAACGACGAGCGTACCTCCGGCGGCATCGACGGCGGCACGTCCGCCTTCACGCGACGCCACACGATCGCCGTCGCGCGCTCCCGATCGGCCATCTCCAGCAGGCGCCCCCAGTTCACCTCCCCACCGCGTGCCAGCGCGGCCAGCTCCCGGTCGGTCGCCGACGACCCTGCCGCCAGCACGAGAAGGCGAGCTTCGGGAGACAGCCGGTCGAGCAGGCGCGGGGTGGAGGTCATCGTCAGTACTGCGAGAGGGTCCCGCGCCGGCGCGCATGTGCCAGCGCCAGCGTCATCGCCAGGATCCCCAGCGACAGCAGGCACCCGGCAAAGGCCGCCAGCATCAGGACGTCATCCTTCAGCTGCGGAAGCGCGCGCCCCTCGAGCACCGCCTGCCGGATCGCCCGCAACCCGTACGTCATCGGGACGAACTCCGAAACGGTGTACACCCACGACGGGATCACGCTCGTCGGCCAATATACGCCGCCAAGGAACCCCGAGGTGGCGATGACCAGCTGCGGGATGGAGAGCGTCGTCCGGAAGGCGACCATGAGCCCCGTCGCCACGAGGGCGATCCCGAAATGCGCCACGGCCAGGAGCGCCACCACGAGCGCGACCTCGGGGAGCCGCGCGGCCGACATGTTCACCCCGAGGATCGCCGCCAGGGCGAGCATGATCGCACCGCGGACGACGGTGAACAGGACCGGATACGCCACCAACCCGACGAGGATCGTGGGGGTCCCCACGGGGGCGCCCAGCAGCGCCTCGAAAAAGCCGTTGTTGATGTCGCCCGACACCTGGGTCGGGAGCGAGTCCACGCACATCACCACGAACGACATCACCACGAAGCCGACGATGAGAAAGGCGAAGAAATCCTTCCCCTCGGCCTGGATCGTGGGCCCCATCATCGGCTGCAATGCGCGGGCGACGAAGAACACGGGGACGACGGTGACCAGCGACGTCACCAGCGCCTGGATGAAGCGCACCCGATAGCTCGATGCGGTCAGGAACGACGCCCTGAGCAGCGCCGCGATCGCCCGGAAGTTCACGCGCCCTCCCGCGAGCGCCGGACGACCCGGTCGATGAGCGCCGCCAGCGAGACGGGAACACGCTCCAACGCCGCGACGGGGATCCCGTGGGTGACGAGCTGGGCGAGCAGCGCTGCCGCGCCCTCCGCCCCTCCGCGAATCTCCAACGCCACCGGGTGCCACCCCTCGAGCTCACGCAGGGCGACCGGGGCGGACTCGAAGTCCCCCTCGTCGCCCGCCACGGCATGCGTGGCGAAGAGCGGATGTCCGGGCTGCGTGGTCCACGCCACGTACCGGTTCCCTGCAAGCTCCTGCGCCAGCTCCGACGCCACCCCCAGCGCCAGGAGCCGCCCCCCGTCCAGGACGGCAACCCGGTGACACAGGTCGAAGGCCTCCTCGGCGCTATGGGTGGCGATGATCACGGCGCACTGCCGGCGCTCGGCCAGCTCCTCGCGGAGGAATCGGCGGAAGCTGCGCGCCGAGATGGGGTCGAGGCTGCGCGTCGGCTCGTCGAGGAGGAGGACGCGAGGGTCCGCGAGCAGGGCCCGCGCGATCAGGAGACGCTGCATCATCCCCGACGAGAACTGTCCCACGAGCTTGCTCGCCGTGTCGCGCAGGTCCACCACGCCGAGCACGTCGTCGACCCTCGCGGCGATGTCGCCGGCGGGAACGCGCCACAGCCGGGCGAAGAGCTCGAGGTTCTCCCGCGCCGTGAGCCGCCAGTAGAGGCTCCGCTCGCTGGCGATCACCGGGACCACGAGGGCACGCGCCCGCTCGGGCTCGGCCGCCACGTCGACCCCCTCGACCAGCGCCTCCCCCGCATCGGGGGTGATGAAGGTGGCGAGCATCTTGAGCAGCGTCGTCTTGCCGGCGCCGTTGGGGCCGAGGAGGCCGAAGAACTCGCCGCGCCCGACATCGAAGCTCACCCCGTCCACGCTGGTGATCCAGCGCTTCTCGAACGGGCGCCGGAACGTCGCCCCCCACCCGCGGCGCACCGGGAAGCGCTTGGTGAGCGCTCGCACGCAGACGCTGGCGTCCGTCGCCGACGGCGCCATGCCTAACGCTTGCCGCCGCCGTGCGCCGTGGCCAGCAGCTCGAAGCCACGCACGTGCGCCCGCGAATCGCCCACGATCTCGCCCGAGAACTCGACCCAGGCGTGCGCGGCGATGCGCGCGTCGTCAGGACGCACGCCGATGCGGACGATCGCGCCGGCGATCCCCTCGCGCTCGAGGAGCGTGGTGATCGCCAGCGAGCGCGCCAGGCACTGCGGACGGGTGAGGCCGTGCAGCGCGACCCGGCGCACGGCGTCGCCGATCTCCCTCGCGCGTGGCAGCTGGCGGGGATCCGCCGTCCCCCCGGACGCCGGATGGCCGGCACTCCAGTCGTCGAGCAAGGCGCCGGTCGGGCGGCGGCGCAGCGCCCACTGCGCTTGCCAGAGCGACCACTGCGCCGCCAGCAGGTCGCGCCATTCGCGCGCCGAGAGCGTCAGGAGCTTACGGACGAGTCGCATCGGAGGCGTCGTCCTCCGGGCGCGGCGGTGTCACGAGTCCGTTGGCGGCGAGCTGTTCCAGGAACCGCCGGGCATCGCCCCGGACCACCTCGGCACTGACGTCGGAGTAGTCGGCCACCAGGGCGGCGCAGAGCTCGTCGAACGTCCGGGTCGCCGGGGGGAGGAGCTCCCAGATGCGGGCACCGACGGTGTTCACGCCGAAGTAGACCTCGCTGGTCGTCGAGAACAGGACTCCTCCCTCGGGAAGGGCCCGGAAGATCGCGGACTCCGATGGCCTCGGCAGCAACCTGTCAGTACTCGACACCACAACGCCTCCCGACTCGAATGGACACCGCGACTACGACTCACCGGCGCGTGCATCGGTCACACGCACCGACGTGGCAGGCACGGCCGGTTCGACGGCCCGGCAACGCGTTGGGCACCCGTCGCCCCCACCACTCCTTCCCACGCCCCAGTGCAGATTTGGTGCCCCGCCTTCCGGGATCCAGGCGCCCGTGCGATCCCGGAGGGGGGCGGCACCACCGGCGGAAATCTCGACACGCGGGGTGACAGCGTGCAAGCGCCCCACAGGGAATGCCGCGCCAAAACGACAGCGGGCGGCCCGAAGGCCGCCCGCTACGCCACATCCCGAAATGAGCCTACCAGCGGTAGTGCGCGAAAGCCTTGTTGGCCTCGGCCATGCGGTGGGTGTCTTCCTTCTTCTTGACCGCGTTGCCTTCGCCCTTCGAGGCGGCGATGACCTCGGCGGCGAGCTTCTCGGCCATCGACTTCTCGTTGCGA
Proteins encoded in this region:
- a CDS encoding translation elongation factor Tu, which codes for MAKAKFERSKPHVNVGTIGHVDHGKTTTTAALTKISADKGFGTKYVAYDEVAKASESQGRRDSTKILTIATSHVEYETNNRHYAHVDCPGHADYVKNMITGAAQMDGAILVVSAVDGPMPQTREHILLARQVNVPNIVVFLNKCDLVEDAELLDLVELEVRELLSKYNYPGDDAPVIRGSAIKAIEGDPAWVAKIEELYDALDTFIAEPVREIDKAFLMPVEDVFSITGRGTVATGRIERGKIKVGEEVALVGFGSEKKSIVTGVEMFRKLLDDGQAGDNVGLLLRGVDKKEIERGMVLAKPGSITPHTKFEAEVYVLTKEEGGRHTPFFKGYRPQFYFRTTDVTGSIELPGGTEMVMPGDNIQMTIELITPIAMEEQLRFAIREGGRTVGAGVVTKILA
- a CDS encoding translation elongation factor G is translated as MPRTTPLEHYRNIGIMAHIDAGKTTTTERILYYTGKSHKLGEVHDGAATMDWMEQEQERGITITSAATTCFWRRHGQSHQQGTGPEYRVNIIDTPGHVDFTVEVERSLRVLDGAVTLLDSVAGVEPQTETVWRQADRYKVPRMVFANKMDRVGANFERCVAMIRDRLTKNACPIQLPVGSGELFTGHIDVVERKEYIFHEETLGRTFDVREVPEEFREVVERARHELIEAIVEHDEVLMERYLAGEELSVDEIRGLIRTATCAMKFTPILCGASFKNKGVQALLDAVVDFLPAPVDIEAVQGHLPHHDETFETRAVSDQAPFAALAFKIATDPFVGKLTFFRVYSGVLKSGSYVYNSTKDKRERVGRLLQMHANKREEIEEVRAGDIAAAIGLKDTRTGDTMCDDEKPIILEAMKFPTPVIDVAIEPKTKADQDKLGVALNKLAEEDPTFRVHTDAETGQTIISGMGELHLEIIVDRMMREFKVDANVGRPQVAYRETIRRRAEKVEGKFIRQSGGKGQYGHVVINIEPAEAGQGFVFEDKIVGGVVPREYIGPVEQGIKEALENGVLAGYPMVDVKVQLVYGSYHEVDSSEMAFKIAGSMAFKEGAKQASPCILEPMMKVEVVSPESYMGDVLGDLSSRRGKIGGMTQRGEAQVIAATVPLSEMFGYSTKLRSMSQGRAVYSMEFSHYEEVPKSKAEEIISKVK